In Falco biarmicus isolate bFalBia1 chromosome 5, bFalBia1.pri, whole genome shotgun sequence, a single genomic region encodes these proteins:
- the IL17RA gene encoding interleukin-17 receptor A isoform X1: MAVPGTRWLPLFPLLLLLLVIAIPPAGAALRLLLGAAPPFTCSQPDLNCLVRNSTCMEASWLQVTTWTPSAPSSLHVSSDIFQQTDGKLLPVLRIEWKVATDASIQYLQGAELAVMQVNSNQQICAQFDFQNNLPLQVRPDGGRWNFTFDRFEVEPGQTYHVTVYHLPKLSVDGDYNCKSMSLTIPDCKDSLMKRTIPCIKTGSLWEPRIQGRSLDDTTLLVSFNPWMESARYQIHVASFLNEKKCKMITRDFIEDGLQQQVNVTIKIEKNIRACCNYKIQIQPFFANCGTDCLRHSAFIPCSPAPSADPSGDMIIWLYWCITGICVLLVGSVIAGVICMTKKRAGHLRGKCNHNDLQTAAPYTNLPLPPLKPRKVWIVYSADHLLYVDVVLKFAEFLMTVCGTAVALDLLEDHQISELGALPWLTRQKKEMEDLSSKIIILCSRGTQAKWQAMLGSEPVCLKQDQQKPMGDLFTPALNLILPDFKKPACFGMYIVCYFEGISSEKDIPDLFNVTSRYQLMDKFEDIYFRIQDLEKFEPGRIHRIQEITAENYIDTPSGRKLKEAVQKFKNWQTEHPDWFERETICLDNDEELQSQNRESQVDSLLHEPGGIVKHQLHLREPDPNGYVINLHMHEGESRGCKLQPQFNSCGDPTYQTMVLPVDEAPLVQVVEPVSSTEDGNILGHHVLSNEDCMEGVPLLETSFPMRNVVLHNDSEVSAIDDQGPANLLGELRHHLNGLMYSLYQQSVIPSERSLCQEEAGKQHQLVFDDQCKDQRQSVQSDQGYISRCSPLPPDDLVEEVEEEEEEEDQEKQVVFNELSPEVLNSLKSLQRQLFFQDVQQSSDWGCPAEVVDVGQSLEDC, from the exons ATGGCGGTGCCGGGGACGCGGTGGCTGCCCCTgttccctctgcttctgctcctgctcGTCATCGCCATCCCGCCCGCCGGTGCGGccctgcggctgctgctgggcgCCGCGCCGCCCTTCACCTGCTCCCAGCCG GATTTAAACTGCCTCGTAAGAAATA GTACCTGCATGGAGGCAAGCTGGCTGCAGGTTACCACGTGGACTCCTTCTGCTCCAAGCAGTCTTCATGTCTCTTCTGACATTTTCCAACAGACAGATGGAAAACTGCTCCCTGTGCTTCGAATAGAATGGAAAGTGGCCACTGATG CTAGCATCCAGTATCTCCaaggggcagagctggctgtgatGCAAGTGAACAGCAATCAACAAATCTGCGCTCAGTTTGACTTCCAGAACAACTTGCCACTTCAGGTCCGTCCAGATGGAGGCCGG tggaatTTCACTTTTGACCGTTTTGAAGTGGAACCTGGCCAGACTTACCACGTGACTGTCTACCACTTGCCCAAACTGAGTGTAGATGGAGACTACAATTGCAAGTCCATGTCTCTCACAATACCTG ACTGCAAGGACTCTCTGATGAAAAGAACCATCCCATGTATAAagacag GCAGCTTGTGGGAGCCCAGGATCCAAGGTAGAAGTCTAGATGATACAACTCTGCTTGTGAGCTTTAACCCGTGGATGGAATCAGCCCGATACCAAATTCATGTGGCCAGTTTTCTGAATGAGAAGAAGTGTAAAATGATCACACGTGATTTCATTGAG GATGGACTACAACAGCAAGTGAATGTCACAATCAAAATAGAGAAGAACATAAGAGCTTGCTGCAATTACAAAATACAG ATTCAGCCATTCTTTGCGAACTGTGGCACAGACTGTCTGAGACACTCTGCTTTCATCCCATGTTCACCAGCTCCAA GTGCAGACCCATCAG GCGATATGATTATATGGCTTTACTGGTGCATCACTGGGATCTGTGTGTTACTGGTGGGATCAGTCATAGCAGGTGTGATTTGTATGACCAAAAAACGAGCAG GACACCTGCGAGGGAAATGCAACCACAATGATTTGCAAACTG cagCACCATACACCAACCTTCCTCTGCCACCCCTGAAGCCCCGAAAGGTTTGGATTGTGTACTCTGCTGATCACCTGCTGTACGTGGATGTGGTGCTGAAGTTTGCAGAGTTCCTGATGACAGTCTGTGGCACTGCTGTAGCCTTAGATCTGCTAGAAGATCATCAGATTTCAGAGTTAGGGGCGTTACCCTGGCTTACTCgacagaagaaggaaatggaagaTCTGTCTTCAAAGATCATCATCTTATGTTCACGGGGCACCCAGGCCAAATGGCAGGCCATGCTTGGGAGTGAGCCTGTGTGTCTCAAGCAAGATCAGCAAAAGCCAATGGGAGACCTGTTCACCCCAGCCTTGAATTTGATCCTACCAGACTTCAAGAAGCCAGCCTGTTTTGGAATGTATATAGTCTGCTATTTTGAGGGAATAAGTAGTGAGAAAGATATACCTGATCTGTTCAACGTCACATCCAGGTACCAACTGATGGACAAGTTTGAGGATATTTATTTTCGGATTCAGGATTTGGAGAAGTTTGAACCTGGGCGCATCCATCGAATCCAGgaaatcacagctgaaaattaCATCGATACCCCTAGTGGGAGGAAGTTGAAAGAGGCAGTACAAAAGTTCAAGAACTGGCAGACTGAGCACCCAGACTGGTTTGAGAGAGAAACCATCTGCCTGGATAATGATGAAGAGTTGCAGTCCCAAAACAGAGAGAGCCAGGTGGATTCATTGCTACATGAACCAGGTGGAATTGTGAAACACCAGCTGCACCTACGGGAGCCTGACCCTAACGGCTATGTCATCAACCTCCACATGCATGAAGGTGAAAGCAGAGGCTGTAAACTGCAGCCTCAATTTAATTCATGTGGGGATCCAACTTATCAGACTATGGTCCTTCCTGTGGATGAGGCTCCTCTAGTTCAGGTAGTGGAACCAGTCTCTTCCACAGAAGATGGAAATATACTTGGTCATCATGTGCTGAGTAATGAGGACTGTATGGAAGGAGTTCCTCTTCTGGAAACAAGCTTTCCAATGAGGAATGTCGTCCTCCACAATGACTCTGAAGTTTCAGCAATAGATGACCAGGGTCCTGCAAACCTCTTAGGTGAACTGAGACACCATCTGAATGGACTCATGTACTCTCTTTATCAGCAGAGTGTCATTCCTTCAGAGCGATCTCTCTGCCAAGAGGAGGCGGGCAAGCAACACCAGTTGGTCTTTGATGACCAATGCAAAGACCAAAGACAGTCAGTGCAGTCGGACCAGGGCTACATCTCTAGATGTTCTCCTCTGCCACCTGATGACCTTGTGGAGGaggtggaagaggaggaggaggaagaggatcAGGAAAAACAGGTGGTCTTCAATGAACTCTCTCCAGAGGTCTTGAACAGTCTAAAGAGCCTCCAGCGGCAGCTGTTTTTCCAGGATGTTCAACAGAGCTCTGACTGGGGGTGTCCAGCTGAGGTGGTGGATGTTGGCCAATCTTTGGAGGATTGTTAG
- the IL17RA gene encoding interleukin-17 receptor A isoform X2: MAVPGTRWLPLFPLLLLLLVIAIPPAGAALRLLLGAAPPFTCSQPDLNCLVRNSTCMEASWLQVTTWTPSAPSSLHVSSDIFQQTDGKLLPVLRIEWKVATDASIQYLQGAELAVMQVNSNQQICAQFDFQNNLPLQVRPDGGRWNFTFDRFEVEPGQTYHVTVYHLPKLSVDGDYNCKSMSLTIPDCKDSLMKRTIPCIKTGSLWEPRIQGRSLDDTTLLVSFNPWMESARYQIHVASFLNEKKCKMITRDFIEDGLQQQVNVTIKIEKNIRACCNYKIQIQPFFANCGTDCLRHSAFIPCSPAPSADPSGDMIIWLYWCITGICVLLVGSVIAGVICMTKKRAGHLRGKCNHNDLQTAPYTNLPLPPLKPRKVWIVYSADHLLYVDVVLKFAEFLMTVCGTAVALDLLEDHQISELGALPWLTRQKKEMEDLSSKIIILCSRGTQAKWQAMLGSEPVCLKQDQQKPMGDLFTPALNLILPDFKKPACFGMYIVCYFEGISSEKDIPDLFNVTSRYQLMDKFEDIYFRIQDLEKFEPGRIHRIQEITAENYIDTPSGRKLKEAVQKFKNWQTEHPDWFERETICLDNDEELQSQNRESQVDSLLHEPGGIVKHQLHLREPDPNGYVINLHMHEGESRGCKLQPQFNSCGDPTYQTMVLPVDEAPLVQVVEPVSSTEDGNILGHHVLSNEDCMEGVPLLETSFPMRNVVLHNDSEVSAIDDQGPANLLGELRHHLNGLMYSLYQQSVIPSERSLCQEEAGKQHQLVFDDQCKDQRQSVQSDQGYISRCSPLPPDDLVEEVEEEEEEEDQEKQVVFNELSPEVLNSLKSLQRQLFFQDVQQSSDWGCPAEVVDVGQSLEDC; this comes from the exons ATGGCGGTGCCGGGGACGCGGTGGCTGCCCCTgttccctctgcttctgctcctgctcGTCATCGCCATCCCGCCCGCCGGTGCGGccctgcggctgctgctgggcgCCGCGCCGCCCTTCACCTGCTCCCAGCCG GATTTAAACTGCCTCGTAAGAAATA GTACCTGCATGGAGGCAAGCTGGCTGCAGGTTACCACGTGGACTCCTTCTGCTCCAAGCAGTCTTCATGTCTCTTCTGACATTTTCCAACAGACAGATGGAAAACTGCTCCCTGTGCTTCGAATAGAATGGAAAGTGGCCACTGATG CTAGCATCCAGTATCTCCaaggggcagagctggctgtgatGCAAGTGAACAGCAATCAACAAATCTGCGCTCAGTTTGACTTCCAGAACAACTTGCCACTTCAGGTCCGTCCAGATGGAGGCCGG tggaatTTCACTTTTGACCGTTTTGAAGTGGAACCTGGCCAGACTTACCACGTGACTGTCTACCACTTGCCCAAACTGAGTGTAGATGGAGACTACAATTGCAAGTCCATGTCTCTCACAATACCTG ACTGCAAGGACTCTCTGATGAAAAGAACCATCCCATGTATAAagacag GCAGCTTGTGGGAGCCCAGGATCCAAGGTAGAAGTCTAGATGATACAACTCTGCTTGTGAGCTTTAACCCGTGGATGGAATCAGCCCGATACCAAATTCATGTGGCCAGTTTTCTGAATGAGAAGAAGTGTAAAATGATCACACGTGATTTCATTGAG GATGGACTACAACAGCAAGTGAATGTCACAATCAAAATAGAGAAGAACATAAGAGCTTGCTGCAATTACAAAATACAG ATTCAGCCATTCTTTGCGAACTGTGGCACAGACTGTCTGAGACACTCTGCTTTCATCCCATGTTCACCAGCTCCAA GTGCAGACCCATCAG GCGATATGATTATATGGCTTTACTGGTGCATCACTGGGATCTGTGTGTTACTGGTGGGATCAGTCATAGCAGGTGTGATTTGTATGACCAAAAAACGAGCAG GACACCTGCGAGGGAAATGCAACCACAATGATTTGCAAACTG CACCATACACCAACCTTCCTCTGCCACCCCTGAAGCCCCGAAAGGTTTGGATTGTGTACTCTGCTGATCACCTGCTGTACGTGGATGTGGTGCTGAAGTTTGCAGAGTTCCTGATGACAGTCTGTGGCACTGCTGTAGCCTTAGATCTGCTAGAAGATCATCAGATTTCAGAGTTAGGGGCGTTACCCTGGCTTACTCgacagaagaaggaaatggaagaTCTGTCTTCAAAGATCATCATCTTATGTTCACGGGGCACCCAGGCCAAATGGCAGGCCATGCTTGGGAGTGAGCCTGTGTGTCTCAAGCAAGATCAGCAAAAGCCAATGGGAGACCTGTTCACCCCAGCCTTGAATTTGATCCTACCAGACTTCAAGAAGCCAGCCTGTTTTGGAATGTATATAGTCTGCTATTTTGAGGGAATAAGTAGTGAGAAAGATATACCTGATCTGTTCAACGTCACATCCAGGTACCAACTGATGGACAAGTTTGAGGATATTTATTTTCGGATTCAGGATTTGGAGAAGTTTGAACCTGGGCGCATCCATCGAATCCAGgaaatcacagctgaaaattaCATCGATACCCCTAGTGGGAGGAAGTTGAAAGAGGCAGTACAAAAGTTCAAGAACTGGCAGACTGAGCACCCAGACTGGTTTGAGAGAGAAACCATCTGCCTGGATAATGATGAAGAGTTGCAGTCCCAAAACAGAGAGAGCCAGGTGGATTCATTGCTACATGAACCAGGTGGAATTGTGAAACACCAGCTGCACCTACGGGAGCCTGACCCTAACGGCTATGTCATCAACCTCCACATGCATGAAGGTGAAAGCAGAGGCTGTAAACTGCAGCCTCAATTTAATTCATGTGGGGATCCAACTTATCAGACTATGGTCCTTCCTGTGGATGAGGCTCCTCTAGTTCAGGTAGTGGAACCAGTCTCTTCCACAGAAGATGGAAATATACTTGGTCATCATGTGCTGAGTAATGAGGACTGTATGGAAGGAGTTCCTCTTCTGGAAACAAGCTTTCCAATGAGGAATGTCGTCCTCCACAATGACTCTGAAGTTTCAGCAATAGATGACCAGGGTCCTGCAAACCTCTTAGGTGAACTGAGACACCATCTGAATGGACTCATGTACTCTCTTTATCAGCAGAGTGTCATTCCTTCAGAGCGATCTCTCTGCCAAGAGGAGGCGGGCAAGCAACACCAGTTGGTCTTTGATGACCAATGCAAAGACCAAAGACAGTCAGTGCAGTCGGACCAGGGCTACATCTCTAGATGTTCTCCTCTGCCACCTGATGACCTTGTGGAGGaggtggaagaggaggaggaggaagaggatcAGGAAAAACAGGTGGTCTTCAATGAACTCTCTCCAGAGGTCTTGAACAGTCTAAAGAGCCTCCAGCGGCAGCTGTTTTTCCAGGATGTTCAACAGAGCTCTGACTGGGGGTGTCCAGCTGAGGTGGTGGATGTTGGCCAATCTTTGGAGGATTGTTAG